ATGTCAATATAAGTATAGAAAATGATTCAAATGTAAACTATGCATAAATTTAAATCGGTAAGGAAATAGTAACCATGAACACGACAAGCCAAACAACCCTGCGTGAAATGGTACGCTCCCATTGGCTTCATGCGGAACGTCTTTGTTTACGGATGTGACTTCActaagaaaatgtcaaaaaatgccaaatttcGTCTTTTGTGACACTTGAGTCAACACATAAGTCATTATACTTACGATCTCGCCTgtgtatgtagaaaaaaaagtgacaatttTTGCATTGTCGTCATTATGTGTGATGTTTTAGCAACATTTTTGTCCGTTACAAAAACAACCAGACACCCTAGAACGATTGTATACTTTCCTTTATATGTACACATTTCGTTAAATCACACATAACACACAAATGCCAGCAGTAGAatatgaaaaaaagagaaaaaggaATGACTAAAGACTTTCTGAAAGCGGTCTCCAGTGAAAACAAAATGACAACTGTGCAATTTGTAATATTTGTTCAACTAAGTGGCTGTTGGAGGGCAGTGCAGTATGAATCATTGCTATTGCACGCTTTTCATCCCCTAAGGCTTACACTCTCATCACACACACAACTAAAACTGCAGAAGACCCTTTGCACCGTCTaattaaaacatttgaaaagTGCTGGAATCcatatattgacttttttactATTTAAAATTTAAGCTCGGAATGGTACACTGCAAGTGCAAACAGGAATCTTTTGATTTGAAAGACAAAAGATAAGTTCATTGGTCAAAttgacaggaaaaaaaagttaacccTGTAAGGCACAAGAGCCTACGATGCACCTTTTTAGCATCTAGCTATAAGGTGTGCTCAGACCAGTCGTACTGCATTCAAATGAAGTGAAATGTCGATGTGTGTATGAGGCTGTACGTGGCACACAGTAATGTGGACGTTACTCTTGCTGCAAGGATTGTTGCCATTGAGCCAGCCTGCTTGCTGGATGCTACACGTCCAGGGACCTCCCGAGTCCGGATGTCCACTGGATTAAACTAGCTCACATTCATAAACTAACCCCCAAAACAACCTTAAGAATATCAAGTAGAAAAGAGTAAGAAACCCACAGCCTTGTAGAAGACAGCATAGAAGAAGCAACATGTCCTTCAAATACAAATGAGGTGCAGAATGTGAGCACGATCTAAAATAGACACGGCAAAAGTGGAATTTTTCACTTCACATTGTAACAACTATCAGCCAAACAAGTCTTTCAGGTCATTGTTCGCGGACGTGCTGTGCTTTAGTCCGCTTTGGTTGGCGGCGACGGGGGTTTGGGAGAAGTTCTGCGGACTGAAAAAAGGGTTCGCCTGCATTCCGAATCCTGCCGCCGGAGCTCCCTGCATGGCGGGCTGAGCGTTTGGGGCCGTGGCGAACTGGCCGAGCCATGGGTTGCCGCTCGCGGGCGCCATTTGGTTGAGGGACACTTTGGGCTTGTTGGACGTGAAAAGGTTGTCCAACGCCGACATGTTCATCTGGCTGTTATTCTGCGCTAGGGCGCCAAAGTTGGGGGTGCTGGCGGTGGTGCCCATGCCACCATAGATGTTGGAACCCGACGGCCGCATGTTCATCCCCACGCCCGGTGATGACGAAAAGTTGAAGCCGTTGGATATCGGGCCGCCCACGGACGGCGAGGGGAAGGCGGACATGCCCGGTGAGGCCTGCACCATCGGCGGTCGTGGCGTGTTGGATAACGACATACTGTTTAGGGAAGCCATGTTGTTGAGCAGGCTGCTGGTTAGATCTTTCGTCTGCAAGTAAAACATATTTTAGTTTCTACCCTGATAAAAAGAAAccagcccccccccaaaaaataaaagaataccTTGGAGTTGGTGGAAGCCGTCGGTTTGACGCTCTGTGGCGCCAGCGGCTGCTGACTTCTCAGTTTGGCCGCTTGCTCCTGCTCTTTAGCCAGTCGCTGTTTTTCCTCCAGAGTCAAAGACATCTGAAGGCAGCATAGGAAAGCAGTTGAGTGCAAGTTattaacactagaactaccaagtctatacaaatcacttttgtaactagagaaggatcatctgaccctaatcagcatatggcgaaaaacacagacaagactgaaaaagcactttctgctcttgcactcctcttgaaaagaaactgctgtattttaagacaaaacagctgttgtgtttgctagaacaatatgtctatatgctgccatagcagattcatggtgcattaagcccctgagctatttttaatttgccagttttaccctgaaaacccccgtttacagatgttgcgcaaccgcttttatttcaacccagccataaaacgaaagtaaatagttttatttgttattcaaaatgtctgtcatttttatttaaaaatcattaattgatgtctaatatttcgtttaaaaaaaaatttttttttaaaagactaaaaaatgattcactggcatattttaaacttttaaacaaatgacatcacaatgaaaaaaatggtgtctgtaaaaggtcatgtatatttacctcataactattgcttaaatgtattttttttgtttcggtcacattttttcagacatgttagatgatgaataatcgatccaaacaaagaaaaataggaaaaaaatgtttaaaaagttaaatatatgaaaaacaaaatctcgaccactgcttgatgtctgcgatttctgcatcgcgagccttgttatattaccatgtttcacctataaaatccccccaaaaatccagctgtggccattcacagctgtgtcttgacactcagtgatacatgctacatggagtttttggatcgaaacaatgtaagtacacgataatatctcgttaaagtcatggcgtctgtaattctgctctcgcgtgctctccccTGCAgacagggttttgctgtttaaaaaaaaaaaaatttttagaaAACGCCCTCCttatcaaattttttcttcccctcgaaaattgagattttaagctttccaatgatgtatcacacttgcatatcagacaattttgaaagttggctaaattgggggtctcagagcagaacttcaagtcacctgagtgtgttccgccatatcttttgtgagcactatagtcctcattagtcattcccattcacacttgcaaaaccacagggtcggattgctccaattagcatcttgagtgtttgcagggcagggctgccttggcttagtcggacagtggaccgctcaggcaggcaatcgggcggacaacctttttacatattccaaaagctgcgGTTTACCCACAGTACAAGGGGCGGTGTAatccaaaacaaaacattttttatgtggtgacatatgacacttcgccTTTTTCACGaggctaggtgttggaggttgttcCCGAAGCAATTTTCTTCTTCTGCGTCTTCTTTGCGCCGACAAGAGAGTGAGCCagttcctttgcaagacccaccaagaagtccaacCAGAAGTCCTCTATCCagagtgacccccccccccccccttcacacctaggcagcgactccaccAGAGTGTGTAGGGGGGTTGTCTGctggattgcttgtttgagtggatAATTGTAAAGCCAAGTATTCAGTTTGGTATTGGcctcatttgacgcctttctggtctttcttgaaagcccccccccccaaaaaaaaaacggtagtTCCAGTCTTAACAAGGCTAAAGACTTGTGATCCTCTTACTCTATTAGGCTGCGGGGCTACGGTCGAAGATCCGTTCTCCTTCCCGTTCACCCCCGCGCTGCCAAAAATGTCATCGATCTGACAAGAAATGACAAAATGCACTTAAACGGTCTACAAAAAAGTAACATTTCTTGCTCTTGACTTGAAAGAATCTACCTGGTGTGACGTCGACGGGTTCTTGGTCTCCTCTGACGGTTTCCCTGTGGCGGTTATGTTCAAACTCCTGATAGgagaaatggtaaatggtgttatacttgtatagcgcttttccacctttcaaggcgctcaaagcgctttacactacattgccatctacctactggaagCGATGAAAGAGACTTAAGTATGCTTTAGCGTGTTTTAAACTTTGAACTCACTTCTGCTGCTCCTGCATGATGTGCAGCTGCTCCAGCTTGGTCTTGTGCTCGGCCTCCATGCGACTCAACATTTCTCGGATGACCACCATGAAGGAGTTGAACTGGAACACATAAAACATGACGTGAAAAAAACACGACGATATCACAATTTTACACGGGTAAAAATTACCTGATTGAGGTTGAGATTGCTGTCAATGCTAAGCGACACCAAGTGTGGCAGGCTTTTACCTGCCAGGTTCTCCTTGGGGATGCCCAGCTTCTTGTGACTGAAGGTGCACTTGTAGATGCCTAAAGCGGTGACAGGTAAGGTAGCGCACAAATTAAAGTAAGGAAAATCCAGAAGCTCACCAAGGATTCCCATGAGCACCGCCGGTTCCCTGGAGGGAATCTGCTGCAGGAAGGGCAAGATCTCATCAATGACAAACCACTTGTCCATGTACTCCAGGATCTTTCCCAGACACACTAGCGAGTTGACACGCACCTTTGTGACCACAGGAAGAGAAAGTTACAACAGATTCAATGTATGAATTTTcagaaaaattgtaaaaatgaCTCACGGCGAGCGAAGACGTCTGCAGGCAGGCGGATTTTATACGGGGGATGAGAGCGTTCTTGATGGACGGATAGTCGATTAAGTTGGCGAATGTGGGGATGATGTTGAGGCACAGCTCCTGGAAGACAAATAAATAAAGAGAATTGAGTTTCAAacttaaaatgcgcaccacaaacAAAATGTCCACCTGGATCTGCACGGACGGGGCTTCAAGAGCTCGATAAACCATTGGCAGAACGCTGTTCTTGATGTCCTCCGGCGGCGTTTTGGTCAAGAGCAGGTCCATTTTTTGCAAGAAGATGAGTAGAATCTGCACAGGGACACAGTTGAGAGTTATAAAACAACTTCCTACTCAAGAACGCAAAGCATTGGTTTACCACCTACCATGTTGCTAGCCTTAAGAAGCATGAGAGAAGATAGAAATATACGTCTGATAAACATGTTTCTTTTTCTGGAGTGGAAATTGGGGCGTTACCTGGATGGGCTCCTGCTGCTTGAAGACTGGTGTTAGATCGGGCAGGATAAGGCGGACGTACTCGTCCTTGGTGCACTCCTCGGCGATGAGCAGCACGTTAGGTAGCACGAAGGGGACCATGTCCGGGTTGACGAACTCCGATGAAAGAGCCGGAAGGATGCGGTAGACCACTACTCGCTTATCGGGAAACAAATAAATAGTGATTTTTCTGGAAAATTTGCACAGGGATAATCCATTGAGGATTTTGAAcagagccatagacttcataatatatgaaGGGGcgcgggccgattaatagggggcctatctctgtcaaagctgaccgagtggaaacacaaagagctttttacattgaaaattcttgtgaataaatgcgtaaatccctgaattctttatagatatgggcgtaaaacagtctcaattcttggttaaaagcaaagaacgggcagtaagcatttattttatgtaactatgtcgaatgtgctgctagtctttaagccactgtggcgccgccttatcacgacagagctttttacgttgaaaattcttgtgaataaatgcttaaatccctaaattctttgtagatatggatgtaaaacagtcttaattcttggttaaaataccaaacaaaacaaaaaatgggggCCTacctccatcaaagctgacagagtggaaacacagagagctttttacgttgaaaattcttgtgaataaatgcttaaatccttgaattctttatattaGATATGGATGTATAACAGGCTtgatccttggttaaaagcaaaaaatgggcagttagcgtttattttacgtaaatatgtgaatAAGCGGCTAATCTTTAAGACACtgaggcgccgccttatcaccacaaagagctttttacgctgaaaattcttgtgaataaatgcttaaatccctgaattctttatagacatggacgtacaacagtctcgattcttggttaaaatgaaaaaaacagcagttagcatttactcAACGTAATTATGTCAAATGTGCAGCTAGTCCTTTAGCCACCTTGGCGCACATAATCAccacaaacagctttttacgttgaaaattcttgtgaataaatgcttaaaaccctgaattctttatagatatggacaaaaaacagtctagattcttggttaaaagcaaaaaaaaatgggcagttagcatttatttaacgttgatatgtcgaatgtgctgctagtctaagccagctttttacgatgaaaattcttgtgaatatatgcttaaatccctgaattcttcatagatatagatgtaaaagtcttgattcttggttaaaagctacaaaaaaacaaaacaaaaaaaaaacgtgcagttagcatttattttacgtaaatattgcgaaatatgatgctagtcagtaagcatattagcggccaccatatgtaaacaaagagctttttccgttgaaacttcttgtgaataaatgcttaaatccctgaattctttatagatatggacgtaaaacagtctcagttcttggttaaaagcaaaaaaacgggcagttagcatttattttacgtaactatgtcgaatgtgctgcttatCTTGAAGCCACCGTGGCGCCGCCTAATCACCACAGagcttttacgttgaaaattcttgtgaataaatgcctaaatccctgaattcttcagatatggacataaaacattctcaattctttgttaaaagcgaaaaaaaaaacgggcagttagcatttattttacgtaaatattgcgaattatgacgccaatgccgtagcagttaatttctcgtattgatttttttcacaatgcttcaaaatgcatgcatggtagtacgaaaaatataatatttaccttgaatcctcgaacaaatcattcctgagacaatccttcctgtttgtatgctgtacagctttcgtactttttcaagctaaatccggcgttgcgcTGGTTTTAAGAATTGCTGCGACTGACGAAGCATTACTTAGCCTTAATGGCGTACCGCGcagaggctatttttagaccgtgacgtcgcatcgtaaagcagaagtaaagccgaagtgggacattatagacccgccctcgcatagacccaacgtaaaaagtgctatttttcgccggtaatctttcaaaaacgaacatgccgatcacgcattgcttttttggaacttgtagaaacgactctagatatTACAACCATGAAGGATggtttcttcatacgttcccggaaaccaaaaactcgggaggaaaaaatgttaaaaccgaatcaacttgcgcggactttaacaccagctcggcgaatccattcacgtttcatatgcagtaaacattatgttgggttgacatggtctttcagaggacaaagaggtaagccatttttatatttttaacttctttttttagcgtaacgttgtgccgtactgcttctgtctgacaatgaatgacctgaaaagaattacaatgatatctgactgccactgttaccgtttctgtttatatatatatatatatatatataaacaactttaataagagggaagtgtaaataaattataggattaagatgtgttatcaatgaaaaaattaaaagtgttcgttggctgtcactgagtagcatttgcgaccgctacacaaagctaactaaattacccccaagaacggtaagagacgtaggacaaccagaggatatataagaaagacagggctgatggtaaaggatagcttgttgaaaccggagaaataaaaaaattttaaaaagctaaagctattcttaggtcggctcgtttttttcgtctttttcagccttcgacactaaagccatctctttaactgaacatttttatgttcttccacatctatgcctgtcaatttggcaccaggcacatcattttcagagagaattggtaggtttagcgttgtaaacatctccttcgtacatgatttccattcatttcctattagggacaaacggtggcttgtccttgcATAGCAACCGTAGCTAAtaccatgaatattaatgagcggaagtgacgtgttgcttgcggtacgccattgacgcTGAGTGTTGGGCCGGCCCCCTACCGTAGGTGTGGCGCAGGCtctggtggaagtgtcatgtccatatataatgaagtctatgactgacCTTTGCTCACCCCTAATGAAAGTTTACCTTGGGGAGCTTGGGTAGGACTTTAGGGAGGCCCTTGTAGAACTGAGACTTTTGCAGATTGTCTCTCTGGAAGAGCGAATCAAAATACTGCAGCGTCACCGCGCCCACGTCGTCAAAAAACGGAATCTAGTTTTCCAAGTGGGACAAAAATGGATGAGACACATAAACGAGGAGGACGGCGCGACGTCTGGGACGACGCTAACCTTGGTCATCTGGTCGGCATCGGGGCGCACGTTGGGCGAGACGCTGAGTAGCATTTTTACATGGTCGCGTACCTCCTCTGGGAGTTTGTTCAACAGTGCCGGACTTATGTTGGTGAGCTACATCAACATAAAGAAACTAGCATTAACGGTCATATCGAGCTTCGTGCCGTTGTCCCGCCGCGCGCACCTGGTCGAGCTGCCGGCTAAAGCTTTTGAAGATGTCGTGCTTGTTAACGGCAAAAACGGGTTTGCCCTCGTTGAAGATAGCATGCGCCACCACGCCCAGAGAGTACATGTCGGAGGCCGTGTCGCAGCTGACTGAAAGGATGTACTCGGGCGCCAGGTACTCGGGGTTGGGCAGGCACAGAGGTGGCTGGTTGGGCTCCCATTCCTTACAGGAGAACTTGGGCTGCGAGCGAGGGAGTGTCGGGTCAGACAATGAAGTGAGGCGCAACAGAAACTCCCTCCTTTCACTCACTTCATTGTCAGACGGATTGCTGGATGAAATACTGAAGTCAAAACCCATAATCTTCCATGATCCACTCTTATTCAGAATAATGTTCTCTGGACATAAGTTGCCGTGAACCATTTTCACTCCACTGTGCAGGAAGGACAAACCCTCAGAGATCTAAAATGACATAAGAATGACATACAGtgaagcaaataagtatttagtcaaccaccaattgtgcaagttctcctacctgaaaagattagagaagcctgtaattgtcaacatgggttaacctaaaccatgagagacagaatgtgggggggaaaaaactaaaaaatcacattgtttgatttttaaataatttatttgcaaattagagtggaaaataagtatttggtcacctacaaacaagcaagatttctggctgtcaacttcttctcacgaggtttaacgaggctccactcgttacctgtattaatggcacctgttttaactcattatcggtataaaagacacctgtccacaacctcagtcagtcacactccaaactccactatggccaagaccaaagagctgtcaaaggacaccagagacaaaattgtagacctgcaccaagctgggaagacaatctgcaataggtaaaacgcttggtgtaaagaaatcaactgtgggagcaattattagaaaatggaagacatacaagaccactgataatctccctcgatctggggctccatgcaggatctcactccgtggcgtcgaaatgataacaagaatggtgaacctacagagagctgggaccacagtaacaaaggctactatcggaaacacaatgtgccaccaggcactcaaatcctgcactgccagacgtgtcccccagctgaagaaagtacgcgtgcaggcctgtctgcggttcgctagagagcatttggatgatccagaagaggactgggagaatgtgttatggtcagatgaaaccaaaatagaactttttggtagaaacacaggttcttgtgtttggaggaaaaggaatactgaattgcagccgaagaacaccatacccactgtgaagcatgggggtggaaacatactgctttggggctgtttttctgaaaagggaccaggacgactgatctgtgtgaaggaaagaatgaatggggccatgtatcgagagattttgaggacaaatctccttccatcagcaagggcatttaacattagacgtggctgggtctttcagcatgaca
This sequence is a window from Corythoichthys intestinalis isolate RoL2023-P3 chromosome 13, ASM3026506v1, whole genome shotgun sequence. Protein-coding genes within it:
- the scyl2 gene encoding SCY1-like protein 2, with product MESMLNKLKSTVTKVTADVTSAVMGNPVTREFEVGRHIASGGPGMCWRIYNGTKKSTKQEVAVFVFDKKMIDKYQKFEKDQIVDSLKRGVQQLTRLRHPRLLTVQHPLEESRDCLAFCTEPVFASLSNVLGHWDNLPSPVPNDIKEYKLYDVETKYGLLQISEGLSFLHSGVKMVHGNLCPENIILNKSGSWKIMGFDFSISSSNPSDNEPKFSCKEWEPNQPPLCLPNPEYLAPEYILSVSCDTASDMYSLGVVAHAIFNEGKPVFAVNKHDIFKSFSRQLDQLTNISPALLNKLPEEVRDHVKMLLSVSPNVRPDADQMTKIPFFDDVGAVTLQYFDSLFQRDNLQKSQFYKGLPKVLPKLPKRVVVYRILPALSSEFVNPDMVPFVLPNVLLIAEECTKDEYVRLILPDLTPVFKQQEPIQILLIFLQKMDLLLTKTPPEDIKNSVLPMVYRALEAPSVQIQELCLNIIPTFANLIDYPSIKNALIPRIKSACLQTSSLAVRVNSLVCLGKILEYMDKWFVIDEILPFLQQIPSREPAVLMGILGIYKCTFSHKKLGIPKENLAGKSLPHLVSLSIDSNLNLNQFNSFMVVIREMLSRMEAEHKTKLEQLHIMQEQQKSLNITATGKPSEETKNPSTSHQIDDIFGSAGVNGKENGSSTVAPQPNRMSLTLEEKQRLAKEQEQAAKLRSQQPLAPQSVKPTASTNSKTKDLTSSLLNNMASLNSMSLSNTPRPPMVQASPGMSAFPSPSVGGPISNGFNFSSSPGVGMNMRPSGSNIYGGMGTTASTPNFGALAQNNSQMNMSALDNLFTSNKPKVSLNQMAPASGNPWLGQFATAPNAQPAMQGAPAAGFGMQANPFFSPQNFSQTPVAANQSGLKHSTSANNDLKDLFG